In Methanobacterium paludis, the following proteins share a genomic window:
- a CDS encoding DEAD/DEAH box helicase family protein — MALHKDFPESPYEFLDPDKRWLPADEHFRDQFYGQLIPPLVDKIRREVKKWRDSDYNGASDTSKSLLQYWFETEHLMHSKKGMINFRYYFAQREAVETIIYLYEIVKVEDKYDLLRFDSSGVLTESMFDESWRRFVIKMATGSGKTKVLSLILTWSYFHRLYEADSTLARNFLVITPNIIVLDRIRSDFDGLKIFFNDPVLPENGYNGHNWHDDFQLTLHIQDNVNMVRKTGNIFLTNIHRVFSSNQTSPSIEDDNTMDYFLGEKAVVSTTDSKVDLGVIVRDIDELMILNDEAHHIHDKNLAWFKSIQEIHNRLLQKGSKLSMQVDFTATPKHSNGSIFVQTVSDYPLVEAIHQHIVKLPVLPDKASRKKLSVKKSAKYSEKYEDYIDLGYLEWEKVYEEHAELGKKAVMFVMTDDTRNCDEVAQYLENRYPDLKDSVLVIHTKKNGEISESSTGKKKKELDELRKAANEIDDPNSRYKAIVSVLVLKEGWDVRNVTTIVGLRAFASKGKILPEQTLGRGLRRMYRDPEAQEMVSVIGTDAFMEFVESIQKEGVELTHKPMGHGTKPLAPLVIQIDNDNLKKDINELDIQIPILTPRIYREYNNISDLNVSRFNTKKLKIKEFTEEQQREIVFRDILSNKIKHKTKLDRNAIDYRGIIGYFAQVIMDELKIFSGYDLIYGKVKEFIKYYLFYKEVDLEDPNVLRNLSELEARKTITETFKKKINELTVLDHGEAKIRDYIKISDCRPFVTKEREYLVPKKSPFNRIIGDSLLELNFAKFLEKCDDIISYVKNYFAVHFKIDYKNHKGEISNYYPDFVVKRNEDEIYIIETKGEEDLDDVLKLKRLEQWCKDINVLQSNVKYGFVYVDEEKFSKYDLKSFQELLEVFTETGPQLTEKEFKTELSEEDKEQTNLNFNKGVPFDQWIESLPFPLASILWACITDSNNEHKVKYLIHFFEALSEFNVALMVSALSSDKEFYKREFNRCKSPDPRFQGWYLKPAFGNWNFFGSCLAKNVRRLLEDNDKSKKCLKLLGNPEKAFINMLTNKKLYNILNQVVNYRNQWEGHGPIVSPKDYEERLCILRNEVLKVRKLISNAYNNISLVLPGETRYENGVFHYKVKKLMSTRAPFKNEELKTRTPMDSTKKYLIHGNEGTPIELIPLFDIIESPEMKQEACYFYNNYDKKNDRVRFVSYHFNKESEIFLPFNDFKVVISLLN, encoded by the coding sequence ATGGCATTACATAAAGATTTCCCTGAATCACCATATGAATTTCTTGATCCTGATAAAAGGTGGTTACCTGCCGATGAACATTTTAGGGATCAATTTTACGGGCAATTAATACCTCCGCTTGTCGATAAAATCAGAAGAGAAGTTAAAAAATGGAGAGATTCTGATTATAATGGTGCAAGTGATACCAGTAAATCTTTACTTCAGTACTGGTTTGAAACTGAACATTTAATGCATTCAAAGAAGGGTATGATTAATTTCAGATATTACTTCGCCCAAAGGGAAGCTGTAGAGACCATAATTTATCTCTATGAAATTGTTAAAGTGGAAGACAAATATGATCTTTTGCGGTTTGATAGTAGTGGAGTACTTACGGAGAGTATGTTTGATGAAAGTTGGAGGCGTTTTGTCATTAAAATGGCCACAGGAAGTGGTAAAACAAAGGTTTTGAGTTTAATACTTACCTGGTCATATTTCCACAGGCTTTATGAAGCAGATTCAACATTGGCAAGGAACTTTCTTGTGATAACACCAAATATAATTGTTTTAGATAGAATCAGATCGGATTTCGATGGACTTAAAATATTTTTTAATGATCCTGTACTTCCTGAAAATGGGTACAATGGTCATAACTGGCATGATGATTTCCAACTCACTTTACATATCCAAGACAATGTGAATATGGTTAGGAAAACTGGAAATATATTTTTAACCAATATCCATAGAGTTTTTTCCAGTAACCAGACTTCTCCTTCCATTGAAGATGATAATACAATGGATTATTTCCTCGGTGAAAAAGCTGTTGTTTCTACAACAGATTCAAAAGTTGATCTTGGGGTAATTGTCAGGGATATCGATGAATTAATGATATTAAATGATGAAGCTCACCATATTCATGATAAAAATCTGGCATGGTTCAAATCTATTCAAGAGATTCATAATCGTCTTTTACAGAAGGGTAGTAAACTTTCAATGCAAGTAGATTTCACGGCAACTCCCAAACACTCCAATGGATCTATTTTTGTCCAGACAGTTTCAGATTATCCTTTAGTGGAAGCTATACATCAGCATATAGTTAAACTTCCTGTTTTACCTGACAAAGCCAGTAGAAAAAAATTAAGTGTTAAAAAAAGTGCCAAATATTCTGAGAAATATGAAGATTACATTGATTTAGGATATCTTGAATGGGAGAAAGTTTATGAAGAACATGCAGAACTTGGTAAAAAAGCTGTCATGTTTGTAATGACTGATGATACTAGAAACTGTGACGAAGTAGCCCAATACTTAGAAAATAGATATCCTGACCTTAAAGATTCTGTTTTGGTAATTCACACCAAAAAGAATGGTGAAATATCAGAATCAAGCACGGGTAAGAAGAAAAAAGAATTAGATGAATTGAGAAAAGCTGCAAATGAAATAGATGATCCTAATAGTAGATATAAAGCAATTGTTTCAGTTTTAGTCCTTAAGGAAGGATGGGATGTCCGAAATGTAACTACAATTGTAGGTTTAAGGGCCTTTGCATCTAAAGGAAAAATATTGCCAGAACAGACCTTGGGTAGGGGATTAAGAAGGATGTACAGGGATCCAGAAGCCCAGGAAATGGTTAGTGTCATTGGAACGGATGCTTTCATGGAATTCGTTGAATCTATACAGAAAGAAGGTGTTGAATTGACTCACAAGCCTATGGGTCATGGAACAAAACCGTTAGCACCACTTGTAATTCAAATAGATAATGATAATCTAAAAAAAGACATCAACGAATTGGATATTCAAATACCAATTCTCACACCACGTATTTACAGGGAATACAACAACATTTCAGACCTAAATGTTTCAAGATTTAATACTAAAAAATTAAAAATAAAAGAGTTCACTGAGGAACAACAGCGTGAAATAGTATTCAGAGATATTCTGTCTAATAAAATTAAACATAAAACCAAACTAGACCGAAATGCAATAGATTACAGGGGCATTATTGGATACTTTGCACAAGTCATAATGGATGAACTTAAAATATTCAGTGGTTATGATCTCATTTATGGTAAAGTAAAAGAGTTCATAAAATACTATCTCTTTTATAAAGAAGTAGATCTTGAGGATCCAAATGTTTTAAGAAATTTATCGGAACTAGAAGCAAGAAAAACCATAACAGAGACTTTTAAGAAAAAAATAAATGAATTGACAGTCTTAGATCATGGGGAAGCCAAAATAAGGGACTATATAAAAATAAGTGATTGTAGACCGTTTGTTACAAAAGAAAGAGAATATTTAGTCCCTAAAAAAAGTCCATTCAACAGGATAATTGGGGATAGTCTCCTTGAATTAAACTTCGCTAAATTTCTGGAAAAATGTGATGATATAATATCATATGTGAAAAATTACTTTGCAGTTCACTTTAAAATTGATTATAAAAACCACAAAGGTGAAATTTCAAATTATTACCCTGATTTTGTGGTTAAACGAAATGAAGATGAAATTTATATCATTGAAACCAAAGGGGAAGAAGACCTTGATGATGTGCTAAAATTAAAAAGACTTGAACAATGGTGCAAAGACATAAATGTCCTGCAATCAAATGTTAAATATGGTTTTGTATATGTTGACGAAGAAAAATTCAGTAAATATGATCTTAAAAGCTTCCAAGAATTATTAGAAGTATTTACTGAAACTGGCCCACAATTAACTGAAAAAGAGTTTAAAACAGAGTTATCTGAAGAAGATAAAGAGCAAACTAATCTTAATTTCAATAAAGGTGTTCCTTTTGATCAGTGGATTGAATCATTACCTTTCCCCTTAGCTTCAATATTGTGGGCTTGTATAACTGATTCAAATAATGAACACAAAGTAAAATATTTGATACATTTCTTTGAAGCCCTTTCTGAGTTTAACGTTGCTTTAATGGTTAGCGCTTTATCATCAGATAAAGAGTTTTATAAAAGAGAATTCAATCGGTGCAAAAGCCCCGATCCCAGATTTCAGGGTTGGTACCTCAAACCGGCTTTTGGTAATTGGAATTTCTTTGGAAGTTGTCTTGCTAAAAACGTTCGAAGGCTTTTAGAAGATAATGATAAATCTAAAAAATGCCTTAAGTTGTTGGGGAACCCTGAAAAAGCTTTTATCAATATGCTTACTAACAAAAAGCTTTATAATATATTAAATCAAGTAGTAAACTATCGTAATCAGTGGGAAGGGCATGGACCCATAGTCAGTCCTAAAGATTATGAAGAACGTTTGTGTATCTTACGCAATGAGGTTTTAAAAGTTCGTAAGTTGATATCAAACGCCTATAATAATATTTCTTTAGTTTTACCTGGAGAAACTAGATATGAAAATGGGGTTTTCCATTATAAAGTTAAGAAACTCATGAGCACAAGGGCACCTTTCAAAAATGAGGAACTCAAAACTCGCACGCCAATGGATTCAACAAAGAAATATTTGATTCATGGGAATGAAGGAACTCCAATTGAGTTGATTCCACTTTTTGATATTATAGAGAGTCCAGAAATGAAACAAGAAGCCTGTTACTTTTACAATAATTATGATAAAAAAAATGACAGAGTTAGGTTTGTTTCTTATCATTTCAATAAGGAATCAGAAATATTTTTACCATTTAATGATTTTAAAGTGGTGATCTCTTTGTTAAACTGA
- a CDS encoding AAA family ATPase has protein sequence MKLMELEIKNFRGIKSLQIKPHGKNFLILGPNGSGKTTIVDAIDFLLTGEISHMKGNGTRGITLKKHGPHVDSAPEDSIVKALVKLPGIEDPVEIKRSPNHQRTLICDEAVKKKIKPTLEMAKRGQHVLTRREILNYVNADSSTRFKQIQTLLKIKDVKETRKALVKVKNALKNEYDAATSSLNSIKTAIIFKTGSETFNEEKIILFINNSRKILGGKPINQLNASILKEDIVAPAFIRDNNINTELLGEDIKNVRKIISDEDLGIFDLELRGLKAKLYSNPHLEDAVDGLKLTRRGLELMDVDKCPLCDTPWAPGKLKDHLKNKIKTFEAAAHDLDRITELLNELKESADNVKVNLKEITKSAKILELENESEKLEVWMDDLERFSSLIESETYLNPDFTHRRVEVLLAPDDLSQILDKIYSAASINSPKPSMEQTAWDNLTRLEDNLKAFEAADKEERLSHEAYKKAEILLNSFLESRNSILDDLYNEIKDRFVELYRQIHGDEENFDALLVSDGAGLDFKVNFHGRGVNPPHALHSEGHQDTMGICLYLALAEHITEGYIDIIILDDVMTSVDAPHRREICRLLAGYFKGRQFFITTHDRTWANQLRTEGVINTRQVVELYNWNIETGPSVSSHGNIWDGIENDLIAHDVSSAAFELRRGSEEFFRSACDLLQAEVIFRDNGRWGLGDFIPAALSKYKELLKKAKDAANSWGNRDEVLRLKEIDDHSRDVFERLNVERWALNTSVHYNNWAEFTVEDFRPVVDSFKDLFDVFQCPQCDGMLRVSGRGEQADNVRCNCGAVNWNLDKKP, from the coding sequence ATGAAACTGATGGAACTGGAAATAAAAAATTTTCGCGGTATTAAAAGCCTGCAAATCAAACCACATGGCAAGAATTTTCTGATACTGGGCCCCAACGGTTCAGGTAAAACTACCATAGTTGATGCAATTGATTTTCTCCTCACAGGAGAAATATCCCATATGAAGGGTAATGGAACCCGGGGAATTACACTAAAAAAACACGGCCCCCATGTGGATTCTGCACCTGAAGACTCCATTGTAAAGGCACTGGTCAAATTACCTGGAATTGAAGATCCCGTTGAAATTAAACGCTCACCCAATCATCAAAGAACGTTGATCTGTGATGAAGCTGTAAAGAAAAAAATTAAACCAACATTGGAAATGGCTAAAAGAGGACAGCATGTTTTAACTCGACGTGAAATACTCAACTACGTGAATGCAGACTCAAGCACCCGATTCAAACAGATTCAAACACTCCTCAAGATCAAAGATGTTAAGGAAACCCGCAAAGCACTGGTTAAAGTTAAAAATGCCCTGAAAAATGAGTATGATGCTGCAACAAGTTCATTAAATTCAATTAAAACCGCCATCATATTCAAAACTGGGTCTGAAACATTCAACGAAGAGAAAATAATACTTTTCATCAACAACAGCAGGAAGATCCTTGGTGGAAAACCCATCAATCAATTAAACGCATCGATTTTAAAGGAAGATATAGTAGCACCTGCCTTCATCAGGGATAATAACATAAACACGGAACTGCTTGGTGAAGATATTAAAAACGTTCGTAAGATAATTTCAGATGAAGATTTAGGCATTTTTGATCTTGAATTACGTGGTTTGAAGGCCAAATTATATTCAAACCCCCATCTTGAAGATGCTGTAGATGGTTTGAAGTTAACACGTCGGGGACTTGAATTAATGGATGTTGATAAATGTCCCCTGTGTGATACTCCATGGGCACCTGGAAAACTCAAAGATCACCTGAAAAATAAGATCAAAACATTTGAAGCTGCAGCCCATGATCTTGACAGAATAACAGAGCTCTTAAATGAATTAAAAGAAAGTGCAGATAATGTTAAAGTTAATTTGAAAGAAATAACAAAATCAGCGAAGATCTTAGAATTAGAGAATGAATCTGAAAAACTTGAAGTATGGATGGATGATCTGGAACGATTCTCTTCACTCATTGAAAGTGAAACATATCTTAATCCAGATTTTACCCACAGAAGGGTTGAAGTTCTCCTTGCACCGGATGATCTGTCCCAAATTTTAGATAAAATCTATTCTGCAGCCAGTATAAATTCCCCAAAACCATCCATGGAACAGACTGCCTGGGACAATCTTACAAGACTTGAAGATAATCTTAAAGCATTTGAAGCTGCAGATAAAGAGGAAAGATTATCTCATGAAGCTTATAAAAAGGCTGAAATTCTTTTAAATTCATTTTTAGAGTCCAGAAACTCCATTTTGGATGATCTTTACAACGAAATCAAGGATCGTTTTGTTGAACTTTACAGGCAGATCCACGGGGATGAAGAAAATTTTGATGCCCTCCTTGTTTCAGATGGTGCAGGACTGGATTTCAAAGTAAATTTCCATGGAAGGGGAGTGAATCCTCCCCATGCACTCCACAGTGAAGGTCATCAGGATACCATGGGCATCTGTCTTTATCTGGCCCTTGCAGAACATATTACAGAGGGTTACATTGACATCATTATCCTGGACGATGTGATGACATCTGTGGATGCACCCCACCGCAGGGAAATATGTCGTTTGCTTGCAGGTTACTTCAAGGGGCGTCAGTTTTTTATCACAACCCATGACAGGACCTGGGCCAACCAGCTCAGAACCGAAGGTGTGATAAATACCAGACAGGTTGTGGAGCTTTACAACTGGAATATTGAAACAGGCCCCAGTGTGAGTTCACATGGAAACATATGGGATGGGATAGAAAATGATCTCATAGCCCATGATGTGAGTTCTGCGGCCTTCGAGCTTAGAAGGGGATCTGAAGAATTTTTCCGCTCAGCATGCGACCTTCTGCAGGCTGAGGTGATATTCAGGGATAACGGCAGATGGGGTTTGGGAGATTTCATTCCTGCAGCCCTCAGTAAATATAAGGAATTGTTAAAAAAGGCTAAAGATGCTGCCAATTCATGGGGTAATCGTGACGAAGTTTTAAGATTAAAAGAAATTGATGATCATTCCAGGGATGTGTTTGAACGCCTTAATGTGGAACGGTGGGCTTTGAACACGAGCGTGCATTACAATAACTGGGCTGAATTTACTGTGGAAGATTTCCGACCTGTTGTTGACTCTTTTAAGGATCTTTTTGATGTTTTTCAATGCCCCCAGTGTGATGGGATGCTGAGGGTTTCTGGTAGGGGAGAGCAGGCAGATAATGTGAGATGTAACTGTGGGGCTGTGAATTGGAATTTGGATAAGAAACCGTGA
- a CDS encoding UvrD-helicase domain-containing protein encodes MTFVDLSRTYTSEDELNELEYELNPAKTALISFLEKNLPGKWKIFIEPYLNGSYPDLILLNPDSGIMIYKIMDTSSNSTPEMDKKQLDYYRNKIIQELVPDMAEKMDINSKIFVVIQTGVYIHDLSGSQVRERYSDYPYLTACGYDDLEEYNLTNVVPGAEFSRSKFMERKWAGELESWLKPSYHHDKRTELKLTGEQKIRAKPQPGHRRLRGSAGSGKTLVIAYRAAQLASEGHKVLVITYNRTLWYYIKDFVDNTPYNFDWANITFRHFHGFCRDILNELMVPMGDIEDVPFLVEESINGVDIEKFKFDSILIDEGQDYEWDWYNLLSQFLNERDELFFVCDKKQNVYERELNWIDNMGKFEGKVKFKGKWPELNTVYRLPKKIADFSNKFSEEYGLDQSVHMDYSQATLLKDSTLFQWKNIQTADWLSEVKEAYEVIKKQGVVDNSQIVILIPKNSMGVELVEFFTEQQVDVDHVFVVDGKRDWRNKKTFISGNGRLRISTIHKFKGWEANNVIMLIPPKWSVDENLDSIVYTAMTRTLKDLIVLNSNERYWDFGKEYEED; translated from the coding sequence ATGACATTTGTGGATTTAAGTAGGACATATACGTCAGAGGATGAACTAAACGAATTAGAATATGAATTAAACCCGGCAAAAACAGCTTTAATTTCTTTTTTAGAAAAAAATCTCCCAGGTAAATGGAAGATATTCATCGAACCTTATTTAAATGGTTCTTATCCTGATTTAATCCTTTTAAATCCAGATAGTGGAATTATGATCTACAAGATCATGGATACCTCCTCCAACAGCACCCCTGAAATGGATAAAAAACAGCTCGACTACTACAGAAACAAGATCATCCAGGAATTAGTTCCAGATATGGCTGAAAAGATGGACATTAACTCAAAGATATTTGTGGTTATCCAAACTGGGGTTTATATCCATGATCTATCTGGATCCCAGGTCCGTGAAAGGTATTCTGATTACCCATACCTTACAGCCTGTGGTTACGATGATCTGGAGGAGTATAATTTAACCAACGTTGTTCCAGGTGCTGAGTTTTCCAGAAGTAAGTTTATGGAACGTAAATGGGCCGGTGAACTTGAGTCATGGCTGAAACCATCCTACCACCATGATAAACGTACAGAACTAAAATTAACAGGAGAACAGAAAATACGTGCCAAACCCCAACCAGGACATCGTAGACTTCGAGGATCAGCCGGAAGTGGGAAAACACTGGTTATAGCCTACAGAGCAGCCCAACTTGCCTCAGAAGGTCATAAAGTACTTGTGATCACCTACAACCGGACCTTATGGTACTACATTAAGGATTTTGTGGATAACACCCCTTACAACTTTGACTGGGCAAACATAACCTTCAGACATTTCCATGGATTCTGTCGCGACATTTTAAACGAACTGATGGTTCCAATGGGTGATATAGAGGATGTTCCATTTCTGGTTGAAGAATCTATCAATGGTGTGGATATAGAAAAATTCAAATTCGATTCCATACTCATTGATGAAGGTCAGGACTATGAATGGGATTGGTACAACCTTTTATCCCAGTTTTTAAACGAACGTGACGAGCTTTTCTTTGTCTGTGATAAAAAACAGAACGTCTACGAACGCGAACTCAACTGGATCGATAACATGGGTAAATTTGAGGGTAAAGTTAAATTCAAAGGAAAATGGCCAGAATTAAACACTGTTTACAGGCTTCCAAAGAAAATAGCAGATTTTTCCAATAAATTCAGTGAAGAATATGGTCTGGATCAATCAGTTCATATGGACTATTCCCAGGCAACTTTACTGAAGGATTCAACCTTATTTCAATGGAAAAATATTCAAACTGCAGACTGGCTTTCAGAGGTTAAGGAAGCTTACGAAGTGATAAAAAAACAGGGAGTGGTTGATAACTCCCAGATTGTGATCCTGATACCTAAAAACAGTATGGGTGTTGAGCTTGTGGAGTTTTTTACCGAACAACAGGTTGATGTGGACCATGTTTTTGTGGTGGATGGTAAAAGAGATTGGAGAAACAAAAAAACCTTTATTTCAGGAAATGGACGTTTAAGAATCAGTACTATCCACAAGTTCAAGGGATGGGAAGCAAACAACGTTATAATGCTCATACCGCCAAAATGGTCTGTAGATGAAAATCTGGATTCAATAGTTTACACTGCCATGACCCGAACCCTGAAAGATCTGATAGTTCTCAACTCCAATGAAAGGTACTGGGATTTCGGGAAAGAATACGAAGAAGATTAA
- a CDS encoding DUF11 domain-containing protein gives MKPKNKQIRIKIPLLLLICVLIFSGISAVSAAGTDNSTIYVSTQGNDSWDGLLPIYNTTSGPKKTITNATGTVATNGTIYIAQGTYNESGININTNMTITGENPTNTIINGQQSGNSIFYIAPGITVTITNLTLTNSTAIDNGGAILNGGSLTVINSTFTDNTARNGGAITNDGNLTVTNSIINNNTATTYGGAIYNDGTLTVTSTTLKNNTASNGGTITNMDGIVTVTKCTLTDNTAATDGGAINNYGNLTVTNSIINKNTAACYGGAIENYGTLTLTNSTLTGNNATYNGGSIFNAMMGTVTVTNSTLTGNTAGYIGGAIYNGGSSTVTVTDSTLTGNTATTDGGAIYNDGDVTVTNSTLNKNNAGNDGGAIYNDYGKITVLNSTLTKNNATNDGGAIYNSYYLTLTVTNSTLTGNNATKGGAIYNRNYQFTVVSFTSIVNNSASFGSAIYNEYGVIDAKSNWWGSNNPVWTDLLYGMSNPLNWLYMTINATPTTINNTQSSLVTVNFNNQYNGTTVTPFDPSTGHIPDGTLVTYSSALGSFSPVTATTVNGIATSLFTANNARTGNLNATTDNQTVTQLLTVNPVSYLYMNVTSSKKNPSAGEKFIVTYKLSNSGPDNATNVTVSFQIPSDLEFVTASVDNGTWTYNPTNRTITWTLSNVAVGDPYLYLTVKAVGSGSYTITPTITSETYNSNTESLAPFTVNVQEQSNSNGNTVNAASTTKTVPMQTTGMPIAGLVLAVLAVLGGTLAPRKK, from the coding sequence ATGAAACCTAAAAACAAGCAAATAAGAATTAAAATTCCTTTATTGTTACTAATATGTGTTTTAATATTTTCTGGTATTAGTGCTGTAAGTGCAGCCGGTACAGATAATTCCACAATTTATGTTAGTACACAAGGAAATGATAGTTGGGATGGATTATTGCCAATATATAATACTACAAGCGGGCCAAAAAAGACTATAACAAATGCCACAGGTACCGTTGCAACAAACGGAACAATTTACATAGCACAGGGAACCTACAACGAATCCGGAATAAACATCAACACTAACATGACAATCACAGGTGAAAACCCTACGAACACCATAATCAACGGACAACAAAGTGGAAACAGTATATTTTACATAGCACCTGGAATAACAGTTACCATAACCAACTTAACACTAACAAACAGCACTGCAATTGATAATGGTGGTGCTATTTTGAATGGTGGAAGTTTAACGGTAATTAACAGTACATTCACAGACAACACTGCACGTAATGGTGGAGCAATCACTAATGATGGTAATTTAACAGTAACAAACTCCATAATTAACAACAACACCGCAACAACTTATGGTGGAGCAATCTACAATGATGGTACTTTAACAGTGACAAGCACCACACTTAAGAACAACACCGCAAGTAATGGTGGAACAATCACTAATATGGATGGTATTGTAACAGTTACAAAATGCACACTCACAGACAACACTGCAGCCACTGATGGTGGAGCAATCAACAATTATGGTAATTTAACAGTAACAAACTCCATAATTAACAAAAACACCGCAGCATGTTACGGTGGAGCGATCGAAAATTATGGGACTTTAACTTTAACTAACAGCACACTCACAGGCAACAATGCAACATATAATGGTGGATCAATCTTCAATGCGATGATGGGTACTGTAACAGTGACAAATTCCACACTCACAGGCAACACTGCAGGATATATTGGTGGAGCAATCTACAATGGTGGCAGTAGTACTGTAACAGTTACAGACTCCACACTCACGGGCAACACTGCAACCACTGATGGTGGAGCCATTTACAATGATGGTGATGTAACAGTGACAAACTCCACACTTAATAAAAACAACGCAGGAAATGATGGTGGAGCCATCTACAATGATTATGGTAAAATAACAGTGCTAAATTCCACACTTACTAAAAACAATGCAACAAATGATGGTGGAGCGATCTACAATAGCTATTATCTTACTTTAACAGTTACAAATTCCACACTCACAGGCAACAATGCAACAAAAGGTGGAGCAATCTACAATCGTAATTATCAGTTTACAGTTGTTAGTTTTACTAGTATTGTGAATAACTCTGCAAGTTTTGGTAGTGCTATTTATAATGAGTATGGTGTTATAGATGCTAAGTCTAATTGGTGGGGTTCTAATAATCCAGTATGGACAGACCTCCTATATGGAATGTCAAATCCCCTAAACTGGTTATACATGACAATAAATGCCACACCAACCACTATCAACAATACTCAAAGCAGTTTAGTCACAGTTAATTTCAACAACCAGTATAATGGTACTACAGTTACTCCATTCGATCCTAGTACAGGTCACATACCTGATGGAACGCTTGTAACCTACAGCAGTGCACTGGGAAGTTTCAGTCCTGTAACCGCCACAACGGTTAATGGTATTGCAACATCATTATTCACAGCAAACAACGCTAGAACAGGTAATCTCAATGCAACTACGGATAATCAAACAGTTACACAACTGTTAACTGTGAATCCCGTGTCGTACTTGTATATGAACGTTACAAGTTCAAAGAAGAACCCAAGTGCTGGTGAAAAATTCATTGTAACATATAAGCTCAGTAACAGTGGACCGGACAATGCAACGAACGTTACAGTATCGTTCCAGATACCATCTGATTTGGAATTTGTAACTGCAAGTGTGGATAATGGAACATGGACCTACAACCCAACCAACCGAACCATAACATGGACGCTCAGCAACGTGGCTGTGGGAGATCCTTACCTATACCTTACAGTTAAGGCAGTGGGAAGTGGAAGTTACACAATCACACCAACAATAACCTCAGAAACATATAACAGTAACACCGAGTCATTAGCACCGTTCACGGTCAATGTACAGGAACAGAGCAACTCTAATGGTAACACAGTGAACGCTGCATCAACAACCAAAACAGTACCAATGCAAACCACGGGTATGCCAATTGCAGGATTAGTACTTGCAGTACTTGCAGTACTCGGTGGAACACTAGCACCAAGGAAAAAATAA